The Fusobacterium polymorphum genome segment AATAAAATCAATGTAAACCCTTGAAAAATCTATTTTAGGATTTTTTTTTAAAATATTAAAAAGATATTTATATAAATCTCCTTTTGAAATATCAAAATGATATAAAGGTGTAAATAATTCAACACTATTTTTTATTATCTCATAACCAATAGGTCCACTTGTAATAATTCCATCATATTCTTGAGCATTCTTTAAGTATAAGCTTTCTAAGTCGTAAAGATTATCATAAAATATGTATTTTATTTCACACTCAATACCTTTTAAACATTTTTTTATATTTTCATAAGAATTTTGAGGAGTTAAAATTGCTAATTTTATCATATAATTTTCCTTTCAAATGATTATATTTTTATTATATCATATATTCATTTAAAGAGATTTAAATATTTTTCGACATATTTATTGACAACAAAAAAATATAAAGATATAATACAATAAACGTATTTCTCGTTAAAAATGTCGTTTAATTTTATTAAAATTTATTAAAGCATGGAGGTTATTATGGATTTTAAAGAAGTAGAAAAAATAATTGATAAATATATTGATGAAATTATTGATTTTAGAAGAGATATTCATTCTCATCCTGAATTAAGTGGTAATGAAAAAAGAACTTCTGAAAAAGTTATTGAAAAACTAAATAAACTTCCTGTTGAAATAATAACAAATGTAAATGGATATGGAGTTATTGCAAATCTAAAAGGAAATACTAACAAAAAAACTATCCTATTAAGAGGAGATATGGATGCTCTCCCTATAAACGAAATAAATGATTTACCTTTTATTTCAAAAAATAAAAATATTATGCATGCTTGTGGGCATGATATGCACACTTCCATATTACTAGGAACTTCTTTTGTATTATCATATTTTAAAGATAAACTAAATGGAAATGTAAAATTTATGTTCCAACCTAGTGAAGAAGCTTCCCCTATTGGAGGTTCAAAAGGAATGATATCAGAAGGATTACTTGAAAATCCAAAAGTTGATGAAGCTTATGCTTTACATGTTTTTGGAATTCCAACAGGAAGTGTAGCTATAAAACCAGGGGTTGCAACTTCAAGATCAGATAGAATTGATATTGAAATTTTTGGTAAAAGTAGTCATGCTTCTATACCATCAGAAGGAAGAGATGCAATAGTGGCAGCTGGAAATATTATTACAAGTATACAAAGTATAATAAGTAGAAATATGCCTCCTAATCAAACAGCAGTTATTACAATTGGAAAAATGGAAGGTGGTAGTAGATACAATGTACTAGCTGACTATGTAAAACTTGAAGGAACAGTTCGTACATTCTCTACTGAAAATGCTGATATGATAAGAGAAAGGCTTCAAAAAATAGTTAAAGATATAGCTAGTGCCTATGGTTGTAGTTCTAAACTTAATTATCAAAATGGTTATGATTTTGTATATAATGACCCTGACTTATCAGAAGCAGCTATAAAATCTTTAAATGAAATTTTAGGAAGGGAAAATGTACTTGTCCAATCTAACCCTTTACCTGCTGGAGAAGATTTTTCCTTTA includes the following:
- a CDS encoding M20 family metallopeptidase, coding for MDFKEVEKIIDKYIDEIIDFRRDIHSHPELSGNEKRTSEKVIEKLNKLPVEIITNVNGYGVIANLKGNTNKKTILLRGDMDALPINEINDLPFISKNKNIMHACGHDMHTSILLGTSFVLSYFKDKLNGNVKFMFQPSEEASPIGGSKGMISEGLLENPKVDEAYALHVFGIPTGSVAIKPGVATSRSDRIDIEIFGKSSHASIPSEGRDAIVAAGNIITSIQSIISRNMPPNQTAVITIGKMEGGSRYNVLADYVKLEGTVRTFSTENADMIRERLQKIVKDIASAYGCSSKLNYQNGYDFVYNDPDLSEAAIKSLNEILGRENVLVQSNPLPAGEDFSFITKKVPSVFMWLGTESDFNKGKCTLHSPEFIADETSLKIGIKTFCKLVFDRLN